From Pyrenophora tritici-repentis strain M4 chromosome 1, whole genome shotgun sequence, the proteins below share one genomic window:
- a CDS encoding Alpha-N-acetylglucosamine transferase: MRRRHNITLATLVCLGTTYLVGQHRHDLQGAYETHSLYSNIPNENGIEVLPSDLQPDAQAGGGFHVSGNDISNKASPNDLSLPIGDTPLPVTGESVGNLKKGSLSPEGSLSAGGDENQPSTEREFPFQQDLDLELPTATLHPFKAYKPHNYKANPAAKYAYATFLATRNPSLKDPYFLAIHSLIYRLLWSPKSGTRTYPFIVFVADFVTPEQRALLSGAGALVRELAPLEWSPKVSGVQKRWKDLFAKLNMWKETEFERILFLDADAFPLANLDQMFDLAPVRDCVPEKLHLDDFLADGPVCEPYIFAGVPQDPLGPVKSNLNVGSMVFTPSLRMYARLQQNYVKTDKYDSLMAEQAFLNWQFNPEGAYPGTPLERMWGGFFPTEEEGDGRLKVVHEKIWMTEGGWLKDEWESGWRNMMKFYSSKDFRVARELDGVGSEVM; this comes from the coding sequence ATGAGACGGCGACACAATATCACTTTGGCAACGTTGGTATGTCTTGGGACGACATACCTCGTGGGGCAACATCGTCACGACCTCCAAGGTGCTTATGAAACCCATTCCCTGTACAGTAACATACCGAACGAGAACGGCATTGAGGTTTTGCCATCTGACCTGCAACCGGATGCGCAGGCCGGGGGTGGTTTTCATGTGTCAGGGAATGATATCTCAAACAAAGCATCTCCAAACGATCTCAGTTTACCAATTGGAGATACTCCGCTACCGGTAACTGGAGAATCAGTGGGAAACCTAAAGAAAGGCTCTCTTAGTCCCGAAGGAAGTCTGTCTGCAGGTGGCGATGAAAACCAGCCTAGCACCGAGAGGGAATTCCCATTCCAACAGGACCTAGACCTTGAGCTTCCTACTGCGACACTTCACCCTTTCAAAGCGTATAAGCCACACAATTACAAAGCCAACCCTGCCGCTAAATACGCATATGCTACGTTCTTGGCAACACGAAACCCTTCCCTCAAGGATCCATACTTTCTCGCCATTCACTCGCTCATCTACCGTCTCTTGTGGTCACCCAAATCAGGCACCCGTACATACCCATTCATAGTCTTTGTCGCCGATTTCGTTACCCCCGAGCAGCGCGCCCTTCTCTCCGGCGCCGGAGCACTAGTCCGAGAACTCGCCCCTCTAGAATGGTCGCCCAAAGTCTCCGGCGTGCAAAAGCGGTGGAAAGACCTCTTCGCCAAACTCAATATGTGGAAAGAAACGGAATTCGAGCGCATCCTCTTCCTAGACGCTGATGCTTTCCCACTCGCAAATTTAGATCAGATGTTCGATCTTGCGCCAGTGCGCGACTGCGTGCCGGAGAAACTACATCTCGATGACTTTCTCGCGGATGGTCCGGTTTGCGAACCTTATATCTTCGCTGGCGTCCCGCAGGACCCTTTGGGGCCTGTGAAGTCTAATCTTAACGTTGGGTCTATGGTTTTTACTCCTTCGCTGCGCATGTATGCGCGCCTTCAGCAGAACTATGTCAAGACCGACAAGTATGACAGTTTGATGGCAGAACAAGCGTTCTTGAACTGGCAGTTCAATCCTGAAGGTGCATACCCTGGGACGCCATTGGAGAGGATGTGGGGAGGGTTTTTCCCTACGGAAGAGGAGGGCGATGGGAGGTTGAAGGTCGTACATGAGAAGATTTGGATGACCGAGGGCGGCTGGCTGAAAGACGAGTGGGAATCCGGCTGGCGGAACATGATGAAGTTTTATAGCAGCAAAGATTTTCGGGTTGCGCGAGAGCTAGACGGTGTAGGTAGCGAGGTTATGTGA